A part of Penaeus chinensis breed Huanghai No. 1 chromosome 6, ASM1920278v2, whole genome shotgun sequence genomic DNA contains:
- the LOC125026202 gene encoding ataxin-10-like, with amino-acid sequence MKYSKPGNKCMGILAMEKRDTFFTMAECGLVTEAKEALVLYGNGDILECTAKLKNIQKEILHVDRWELDSSVIWSVCGVIKGEISKWKQDLMIKPSVESLATVSAALCCLRNSFANCSRTQLLVAETEDLLKPVISSTHWTFHCKGEGEFKNDIENPGDPTLVAGDNSEDTKTPSSADKDNEDRSEWETAHAALASACVTCLGNMVAANSTTRKLLWSHVRPLLRHLLTYDDWKVSQMASMILHNCLLESELKIEFSRDETAHTVLGDLLTLYVHESQFSCFVLFCLELLLCCEGVVENSWPSLTSKQRLLCLDVLSAVICGSTQSKSESVPSTAILFLASIFKNEADKILCTHIGNLNHDDSQILARLVNFVCSVAASDTWRPLLQQDTSLLISSVYLLRCMNDIGKVGGNAFTPIDRMVDLSDEEIMENAASHPAFGFKCDLIRLIASLVYRHKANQDQVREIEGLLLLLECTQFDARNPLIKETSVFALRNLLEGNQENQEVIQALKFKSVAENSGLRELGMEVVSDGDKVRLRQLERSPLDSDEADL; translated from the exons ATGAAATACTCAAAGCCTGGGAATAAATGTATGGGAATCTTGGCAATGGAGAAAAG aGATACATTCTTCACCATGGCAGAGTGTGGACTTGTAACTGAAGCCAAAGAGGCATTAGTTTTGTATGGAAATGGAGACATTTTAGAATGTACAGCAAAACTCAAAAATATTCAAAAGGAAATATTACATGTCGACAG GTGGGAGCTAGACTCATCAGTGATTTGGAGTGTTTGTGGGGTTATCAAAGGAGAAATAAGCAAATGGAAGCAAGACCTAATGATTAAGCCATCAGTGGAAAGTCTTGCAACAGTGTCAGCAGCCCTTTGCTGTCTTCGGAACAGCTTTGCGAATTGCTCCCGAACCCAATTACTG GTTGCTGAAACTGAAGATCTTTTGAAACCAGTTATAAGCTCAACTCACTGGACATTTCACtgtaaaggagaaggggaattcAAGAATGATATAGAGAATCCAGGTGATCCTACTCTGGTAGCAGGAGATAACAGTGAGGATACAAAGACCCCTTCCTCAGCAGACAAAGATAATGAGGACAGAAGTGAGTGGGAGACGGCCCATGCTGCCTTGGCATCTGCGTGTGTCACCTGTTTAGGCAATATGGTGGCAGCCAACTCCACCACCAGGAAGCTGCTGTGGTCACATGTACGTCCACTACTCAG gCATCTGCTTACTTATGATGACTGGAAAGTGTCACAGATGGCAAGTATGATACTCCATAATTGTCTCTTGGAGAGTGAATTGAAAATTGAATTTAGCAG AGATGAAACAGCTCACACTGTTTTAGGGGATCTCCTGACACTGTATGTGCATGAAAGCCAATTTTCATGCTTTGTGCTGTTTTGCCTGGAATTACTTCTGTGTTGTGAGGGTGTTGTTGAAAACTCTTGGCCATCCTTAACAAGCAAGCAAAGGTTGCTGTGTCTAGATGTGTTATCTGCTGTGATTTGTGGATCTACACAGTCAAAATCTGAATCTGTCCCTAGTACAGCAATTTTGTTCCTTGCCAGCATCTTCAAG AATGAAGCAGACAAAATCTTATGCACCCATATTGGAAATCTTAACCACGATGATTCTCAG ATTCTCGCAAGGCTTGTAAACTTTGTATGTTCAGTTGCTGCATCAGACACTTGGAGACCATTACTACAGCAAGATACCAGTCTTCTCATCTCTAGTGTTT ACTTACTGAGATGTATGAATGACATTGGGAAAGTTGGAGGCAATGCCTTCACACCAATTGACCGCATGGTGGATTTGAGTGATGAGGAAATAATGGAGAACGCTGCCTCACATCCAGCTTTTGGCTTTAAATGTGACCTGATAAGACTGATTGCTAGTCTTGTTTATAGACATAAAGCTAATCAAGACCAG GTTCGTGAAATAGAGGGCTTACTCCTGCTGCTGGAATGCACACAGTTTGATGCAAGGAATCCACTAATCAAAGAAACCTCAGTCTTTGCTTTGCGCAACTTGCTGGAGGGAAATCAAGAAAATCAGGAAGTCATACAAGCTCTGAAATTTAAAAGTGTTGCTGAAAACAGTGGATTACGTGAGCTTGGAATGGAAGTAGTGAGTGATGGAGACAAAGTTCGGCTGAGACAGCTTGAACGTTCACCACTGGACAGTGATGAGGCAGATTTGTGA